A window from Osmia lignaria lignaria isolate PbOS001 chromosome 8, iyOsmLign1, whole genome shotgun sequence encodes these proteins:
- the LOC117606575 gene encoding uncharacterized protein LOC117606575 isoform X1: MEWHGRKPVHIELPNRADRFPSHATPFTFSRFSCCGRSLVTRCTSRLRLILRPARDYWTLKLDTYVQARSGMSVGSGGRAPFKRASATSIPITSKSTKIRSKPETRATSGAGKKRDVVASLFSPKRPANRKVDRLNRHEAKLEEQHKGQQTQQQQPPTQSQQQQQQQQNPLRQAPSASSLEAKNDNPSVGNWSSLGKEASKGNAKGNYNPKGPGKGSRMQELEREIEVLRKERARLESNLQEASCDAQNLHDLRAELASLKEQHSLELERLAEENEALRARLRDVAHSPLSDSEKQQLLLDVSRLHNSAPASIAIPQDEGSTPVGPVPQDSAQCTTPDWDKHSSSSVSEVSVACLQDRILQMEETHYSTNEELQATIQELSDLQAQLTELQADNERLTEEKDVLLESLCRQTEKLEDSRSKVDTLQGLLLREEQPQEPAKGYNTEREQKLVDLLKSAQEERESLLQKQEELTLEVKSLRAAAEVSAAETERLTKCVHLLESSVEAANIERKQLDLELAEARQEGANRSIEISRLATLLENARAKIEELEQSRQVENKSEADELLDAARREKDTLETQAAALQEQLARSHCDHDRLRDQYSQLQEEYKVARNNAKSAIDDLEYRLNQLKDERLSVSTELQLVRDSLAELQAQCQRHLEDKRELKAALNEAQRKEREAQTHQYELERALDDERKLRQEEIAEWEQFQTDLLMTVRVANDFKTEAQSELERVVMENKAQRDKLRSLEAQLDKLNKGNTAAPQFKTFGNAAGNSRKPASNILKRGRTIIKRRQESKKGAVRTNVLKAINEPGSRKTDDSKIPNCTIPRENVDSDKELFCSKEPELTDKLISGEEVEFYTSENTLEDNEKTDVSALESIKDTPERCSPMELDNTDGKVSGREICELKRTNSSEFMNSTEDYPKLYIPNTSVPDESIAAKSFLLKNIKGIQNMGQNSYGINISNSRFFVPKDYVYSGVENALDDLKFEVDPEMKKVLQESTQENDSAENSRLITTQESQKSDKSNLKDKENSSRLCKESENSSKFEDYSLNKRRRLFLKKNESRSGSEIVDSLLDTNYKQNIFNSTLHNRSFSTSLDDLNFHRITNSSDNSDNNTKKGRNKEQLTIDNISKSAISYKDTNNIPYSRPKSVQTLYRRSEDLDLLNEEQVNTENTCMLPRREKNRKGIGTYTEKHSSILSSLENLPSSVTDTSATAITSRLTSKEPLKTNVRTLDSLASTTSLSKTSEEEALKFESDLQETRKNLTLCEANRLKRMKFLNMDLSQSESDTEYKIKDSVASEETRLPKSDTLSKNSDCKINQGIVNDSTSASKDRSLIGRTSSLREKFETIIEDVELRPGRQIGTICDPNQKVTQQPPQRPASTPTDTQQCVLTSVQQEIAARRKANISRQDSRLSVKCLIESIENATKQAKAGPGSRSSSTSSLNSIGTNDIMTLKAPLRDQQQINNLICTANTTNNNKTQATIARKPLSETKSTVPVVLSPGELLDSAALNAKAIDFVRRNSVTDLSERKDPLCGLIKNGGSKRNALLKWCQNKTLGYRNIDITNFSSSWNDGLALCAILHSYLPHKVPYDTLTPVEKRRNFSIAFSAAESVGIPTTLNIGEMCQLERPDWQQVMTYVTSIYKHFET; encoded by the exons ATGGAATGGCATGGACGTAAGCCAGTCCACATTGAACTGCCGAATCGCGCAGATCGGTTCCCGAGCCACGCGACTCCATTCACTTTTTCGCGCTTCTCTTGCTGCGGTCGTTCCCTCGTCACACGGTGCACCTCTCGCCTGCGGTTGATACTCCGGCCAGCCCGCGACTACTGGACCCTAAAATTGGATACCTATGTACAG gcTCGAAGCGGAATGTCCGTGGGTTCGGGAGGGCGGGCGCCGTTTAAACGGGCATCAGCCACCTCTATTCCGATCACGAGCAAGTCCACAAAAATCCG ATCAAAGCCCGAAACAAGGGCGACGTCCGGCGCGGGGAAAAAACGGGACGTGGTCGCGTCGCTTTTCAGCCCAAAAAGGCCAGCTAACAGAAAAGTCGACCGTCTCAACCGACACGAGGCGAAGCTAGAGGAACAGCATAA AGGACAACAAACCCAGCAGCAACAACCGCCGACGCAgtcgcaacagcaacagcagcagcaacagaacCCGCTGCGTCAGGCACCCAGCGCCTCCTCGCTGGAGGCTAAAAACGATAATCCGTCGGTGGGAAATTGGAGCTCCCTTGGTAAGGAAGCGAGCAAAGGGAACGCTAAGGGAAATTATAACCCCAAGGGACCCGGGAAGGGGTCCAGGATGCAGGAGCTTGAGCGTGAAATCGAGGTGTTACGCAAGGAACGAGCCAGACTCGAGTCGAATCTGCAGGAGGCGTCTTGCGACGCTCAGAATCTTCATGATTTACGTGCCGAGCTTGCCTCTCTCAAG GAGCAGCACAGTTTGGAGTTAGAACGCCTCGCTGAAGAGAACGAAGCTCTTCGTGCAAGATTGAGGGACGTAGCCCATTCTCCGTTGTCAGATTCAGAGAAGCAGCAGTTACTCCTGGATGTATCTAGACTGCACAATTCTGCTCCAGCATCCATAGCAATTCCTCAAGATGAAGGTTCAACACCTGTTGGCCCGGTACCCCAGGACAGTGCTCAGTGTACCACCCCTGATTGGGACAAACATTCCTCCAGCTCTGTATCAGAAGTTTCTGTTGCATGTCTGCAGGATAGAATATTGCAAATGGAAGAAACGCATTATTCGACGAACGAAGAATTACAGGCAACTATACAAGAATTGAGCGATCTACAG GCACAGCTTACAGAACTACAAGCTGATAACGAAAGGTTAACAGAAGAGAAGGACGTTCTTCTGGAGTCGTTATGCAGACAGACAGAAAAACTTGAAGATTCACGCTCGAAGGTTGATACGCTGCAAGGTTTACTTTTAAGGGAGGAACAGCCTCAAGAGCCTGCTAAAGGATACAACACAGAGAGGGAACAAAAATTAGTTGATCTTCTGAAA AGCGCGCAAGAGGAACGGGAATCTTTGTTGCAAAAGCAGGAGGAATTAACGTTAGAAGTGAAAAGCTTGAGGGCGGCTGCTGAAGTGAGTGCCGCTGAGACGGAACGATTAACGAAATGCGTGCATCTGCTGGAATCCTCGGTGGAAGCGGCGAATATTGAACGAAAGCAGTTGGATTTGGAGTTGGCGGAGGCCAGGCAGGAGGGTGCGAATCGGAGCATAGAGATCAGTAGGCTAGCCACGTTGTTGGAGAACGCCAGAGCTAAAATCGAAGAACTGGAACAATCGCGGCAGGTGGAGAACAAAAGCGAAGCTGACGAACTGTTGGACGCTGCCAGGAGAGAAAAAGATACTCTGGAGACGCAAGCGGCGGCCTTGCAAGAGCAGTTGGCACGCTCGCATTGCGATCATGATCGTCTTAGAGATCAATACTCGCAACTCCAAGAGGAATACAAA GTAGCAAGAAATAATGCAAAATCAGCGATCGACGACTTAGAGTACAGATTAAATCAATTAAAGGACGAGCGATTATCGGTGAGCACGGAACTTCAACTCGTACGGGACTCGTTGGCGGAATTACAGGCTCAGTGTCAGAGACATTTAGAGGATAAAAGAGAGCTGAAAGCTGCGCTGAACGAAGCTCAACGAAAAGAACGGGAAGCTCAAACGCATCAGTACGAATTAGAGCGTGCCTTAGACGACGAACGTAAACTGAGGCAAGAGGAGATCGCCGAATGGGAACAATTTCAAACGGACTTGCTGATGACCGTACGAGTTGCGAATGATTTTAAAACGGAAGCTCAGAGCGAGTTGGAACGCGTTGTCATGGAGAATAAAGCCCAACGGGATAAACTGAGATCGCTAGAAGCGCAGCTCGATAAGTTGAATAAAG GCAACACCGCAGCTCCTCAGTTTAAGACTTTTGGTAACGCCGCTGGAAATTCTCGCAAACCTGCGAGTAATATTCTGAAACGCGGTCGTACTATAATAAAAAGACGGCAAGAGTCCAAGAAAGGTGCGGTAAGAACGAACGTTCTAAAAGCGATCAATGAACCAGGTTCCCGTAAAACGGACGACTCAAAGATACCGAATTGCACGATTCCTCGAGAGAACGTAGACTCGGATAAGGAATTGTTCTGTTCCAAGGAACCTGAATTAACAGACAAATTAATTTCTGGCGAAGAGGTTGAATTCTATACCTCTGAGAATACTTTAGAGGATAATGAAAAAACTGATGTTTCCGCTTTGGAATCGATCAAAGATACACCTGAAAGATGTTCACCAATGGAATTGGATAATACCGATGGAAAAGTATCGGGTAGAGAAATTTGTGAACTGAAAAGAACAAATTCAAGCGAATTCATGAATAGTACTGAAGATTATCCAAAATTATACATCCCAAATACATCGGTACCTGATGAAAGCATAGCAGCAAAATCCTTTCTGTTGAAAAACATCAAAGGGATTCAGAATATGGGACAAAATTCCTATGGTATTAATATCTCCAACAGTCGTTTTTTCGTCCCTAAAGATTATGTGTATTCCGGGGTGGAGAATGCGCTGGACGATTTAAAATTCGAAGTGGATCCAGAGATGAAGAAGGTGTTGCAAGAAAGTACTCAGGAAAATGATAGCGCTGAAAATTCTCGATTAATTACCACGCAAGAATCTCAAAAATCGGATAAATCTAATTTGAAAGATAAGGAGAATTCTTCAAGATTATGCAAAGAATCAGAGAACTCTTCGAAATTCGAAGATTATTCGCTTAATAAAAGGCGTAGATTGTTCTTGAAAAAGAACGAATCGAGATCTGGAAGTGAAATCGTTGATTCTCTTTTAGATACTAATTACAaacaaaacatttttaattccaCTTTACATAACAGAAGTTTCTCTACTTCCTTGGATGATCTCAATTTTCATAGGATTACTAATTCTTCTGATAATTCTGACAATAAcacgaaaaaaggaagaaacaaagAGCAATTAACGATTGATAATATTAGTAAAAGTGCAATATCCTATAAAGATACGAATAACATCCCATATTCGAGACCAAAAAGTGTTCAAACTTTGTACAGAAGATCCGAAGATTTAGATCTGTTGAATGAAGAGCAAGTTAACACAGAAAACACGTGTATGCTTCCcagaagagagaaaaataggAAAGGCATCGGTACATATACAGAGAAACACAGTTCAATTCTGTCTTCCTTGGAGAATTTACCTAGCTCTGTTACCGATACTTCGGCAACAGCTATTACTTCACGATTAACATCGAAAGAACCTTTAAAAACTAACGTTCGAACTTTAGATTCCCTAGCTTCAACTACCTCTTTGTCAAAAACTTCTGAAGAAGAAGCTTTGAAATTCGAGAGCGATCTACAAGAGACAAGAAAAAATTTAACACTTTGCGAGGCGAACAGATTGAAACGTATGAAGTTCTTAAACATGGATTTATCGCAGTCTGAGTCGGATACCGAATACAAGATAAAGGATTCTGTTGCCAGTGAAGAAACGAGGCTGCCGAAAAGCGATACTTTAAGTAAAAATTCAGACTGTAAAATAAATCAGGGCATTGTTAACGATTCAACATCTGCGAGCAAGGATAGATCTCTGATAGGGCGGACATCATCCTTGAGAGAGAAATTTGAAACGATCATAGAGGATGTGGAACTGAGACCAGGACGTCAAATAGGTACAATATGCGACC CGAATCAGAAAGTGACGCAGCAACCCCCTCAGAGGCCAGCGAGCACTCCGACCGATACTCAACAGTGCGTATTAACAAGCGTTCAACAAGAAATCGCAGCACGTCGCAAAGCTAATATTTCGCGTCAAGACTCGAGATTGTCTGTAAAATGTTTGATAGAAAGCATAGAGAATGCTACGAAACAAGCGAAAGCAG GACCTGGAAGTCGAAGCAGTTCCACGTCATCTCTCAATTCTATCGGAACGAACGATATAATGACGTTGAAAGCTCCGCTCAGGGATCAGCAGCAAATCAATAACCTAATATGCACAGCGAACACAACGAATAACAATAAAACTCAGGCTACCATAGCGAGGAAACCTCTATCGG AAACAAAGTCAACGGTGCCTGTGGTGTTAAGCCCAGGCGAATTGCTGGACTCGGCCGCTTTAAATGCCAAGGCGATCGACTTTGTCCGTCGCAACAGTGTGACAGATTTATCAGAACGCAAGGATCCTTTATGTGGTTTGATTAAGAACGGAGGCTCGAAACGGAACGCTTTGCTCAAATGGTGTCAGAACAAAACTTTAGGCTACCGGAACATCGATATCACGAACTTTAGTAGCTCCTGGAACGACGGTTTAGCGTTGTGCGCTATCCTTCATTCCTATCTGCCGCATAAGGTACCGTACGATACGTTAACGCCAGTGGAAAAACGGAGAAACTTCTCGATTGCTTTCTCAGCTGCCGAAAGCGTCGGGATACCTACTACCTTG AACATTGGTGAAATGTGTCAATTGGAGCGACCTGATTGGCAACAAGTCATGACATATGTAACCAGTatttacaaacattttgaaacgtaA
- the LOC117606575 gene encoding uncharacterized protein LOC117606575 isoform X2, with protein MEWHGRKPVHIELPNRADRFPSHATPFTFSRFSCCGRSLVTRCTSRLRLILRPARDYWTLKLDTYVQARSGMSVGSGGRAPFKRASATSIPITSKSTKIRSKPETRATSGAGKKRDVVASLFSPKRPANRKVDRLNRHEAKLEEQHKGQQTQQQQPPTQSQQQQQQQQNPLRQAPSASSLEAKNDNPSVGNWSSLGKEASKGNAKGNYNPKGPGKGSRMQELEREIEVLRKERARLESNLQEASCDAQNLHDLRAELASLKEQHSLELERLAEENEALRARLRDVAHSPLSDSEKQQLLLDVSRLHNSAPASIAIPQDEGSTPVGPVPQDSAQCTTPDWDKHSSSSVSEVSVACLQDRILQMEETHYSTNEELQATIQELSDLQAQLTELQADNERLTEEKDVLLESLCRQTEKLEDSRSKVDTLQGLLLREEQPQEPAKGYNTEREQKLVDLLKSAQEERESLLQKQEELTLEVKSLRAAAEVSAAETERLTKCVHLLESSVEAANIERKQLDLELAEARQEGANRSIEISRLATLLENARAKIEELEQSRQVENKSEADELLDAARREKDTLETQAAALQEQLARSHCDHDRLRDQYSQLQEEYKVARNNAKSAIDDLEYRLNQLKDERLSVSTELQLVRDSLAELQAQCQRHLEDKRELKAALNEAQRKEREAQTHQYELERALDDERKLRQEEIAEWEQFQTDLLMTVRVANDFKTEAQSELERVVMENKAQRDKLRSLEAQLDKLNKGNTAAPQFKTFGNAAGNSRKPASNILKRGRTIIKRRQESKKGAVRTNVLKAINEPGSRKTDDSKIPNCTIPRENVDSDKELFCSKEPELTDKLISGEEVEFYTSENTLEDNEKTDVSALESIKDTPERCSPMELDNTDGKVSGREICELKRTNSSEFMNSTEDYPKLYIPNTSVPDESIAAKSFLLKNIKGIQNMGQNSYGINISNSRFFVPKDYVYSGVENALDDLKFEVDPEMKKVLQESTQENDSAENSRLITTQESQKSDKSNLKDKENSSRLCKESENSSKFEDYSLNKRRRLFLKKNESRSGSEIVDSLLDTNYKQNIFNSTLHNRSFSTSLDDLNFHRITNSSDNSDNNTKKGRNKEQLTIDNISKSAISYKDTNNIPYSRPKSVQTLYRRSEDLDLLNEEQVNTENTCMLPRREKNRKGIGTYTEKHSSILSSLENLPSSVTDTSATAITSRLTSKEPLKTNVRTLDSLASTTSLSKTSEEEALKFESDLQETRKNLTLCEANRLKRMKFLNMDLSQSESDTEYKIKDSVASEETRLPKSDTLSKNSDCKINQGIVNDSTSASKDRSLIGRTSSLREKFETIIEDVELRPGRQIANQKVTQQPPQRPASTPTDTQQCVLTSVQQEIAARRKANISRQDSRLSVKCLIESIENATKQAKAGPGSRSSSTSSLNSIGTNDIMTLKAPLRDQQQINNLICTANTTNNNKTQATIARKPLSETKSTVPVVLSPGELLDSAALNAKAIDFVRRNSVTDLSERKDPLCGLIKNGGSKRNALLKWCQNKTLGYRNIDITNFSSSWNDGLALCAILHSYLPHKVPYDTLTPVEKRRNFSIAFSAAESVGIPTTLNIGEMCQLERPDWQQVMTYVTSIYKHFET; from the exons ATGGAATGGCATGGACGTAAGCCAGTCCACATTGAACTGCCGAATCGCGCAGATCGGTTCCCGAGCCACGCGACTCCATTCACTTTTTCGCGCTTCTCTTGCTGCGGTCGTTCCCTCGTCACACGGTGCACCTCTCGCCTGCGGTTGATACTCCGGCCAGCCCGCGACTACTGGACCCTAAAATTGGATACCTATGTACAG gcTCGAAGCGGAATGTCCGTGGGTTCGGGAGGGCGGGCGCCGTTTAAACGGGCATCAGCCACCTCTATTCCGATCACGAGCAAGTCCACAAAAATCCG ATCAAAGCCCGAAACAAGGGCGACGTCCGGCGCGGGGAAAAAACGGGACGTGGTCGCGTCGCTTTTCAGCCCAAAAAGGCCAGCTAACAGAAAAGTCGACCGTCTCAACCGACACGAGGCGAAGCTAGAGGAACAGCATAA AGGACAACAAACCCAGCAGCAACAACCGCCGACGCAgtcgcaacagcaacagcagcagcaacagaacCCGCTGCGTCAGGCACCCAGCGCCTCCTCGCTGGAGGCTAAAAACGATAATCCGTCGGTGGGAAATTGGAGCTCCCTTGGTAAGGAAGCGAGCAAAGGGAACGCTAAGGGAAATTATAACCCCAAGGGACCCGGGAAGGGGTCCAGGATGCAGGAGCTTGAGCGTGAAATCGAGGTGTTACGCAAGGAACGAGCCAGACTCGAGTCGAATCTGCAGGAGGCGTCTTGCGACGCTCAGAATCTTCATGATTTACGTGCCGAGCTTGCCTCTCTCAAG GAGCAGCACAGTTTGGAGTTAGAACGCCTCGCTGAAGAGAACGAAGCTCTTCGTGCAAGATTGAGGGACGTAGCCCATTCTCCGTTGTCAGATTCAGAGAAGCAGCAGTTACTCCTGGATGTATCTAGACTGCACAATTCTGCTCCAGCATCCATAGCAATTCCTCAAGATGAAGGTTCAACACCTGTTGGCCCGGTACCCCAGGACAGTGCTCAGTGTACCACCCCTGATTGGGACAAACATTCCTCCAGCTCTGTATCAGAAGTTTCTGTTGCATGTCTGCAGGATAGAATATTGCAAATGGAAGAAACGCATTATTCGACGAACGAAGAATTACAGGCAACTATACAAGAATTGAGCGATCTACAG GCACAGCTTACAGAACTACAAGCTGATAACGAAAGGTTAACAGAAGAGAAGGACGTTCTTCTGGAGTCGTTATGCAGACAGACAGAAAAACTTGAAGATTCACGCTCGAAGGTTGATACGCTGCAAGGTTTACTTTTAAGGGAGGAACAGCCTCAAGAGCCTGCTAAAGGATACAACACAGAGAGGGAACAAAAATTAGTTGATCTTCTGAAA AGCGCGCAAGAGGAACGGGAATCTTTGTTGCAAAAGCAGGAGGAATTAACGTTAGAAGTGAAAAGCTTGAGGGCGGCTGCTGAAGTGAGTGCCGCTGAGACGGAACGATTAACGAAATGCGTGCATCTGCTGGAATCCTCGGTGGAAGCGGCGAATATTGAACGAAAGCAGTTGGATTTGGAGTTGGCGGAGGCCAGGCAGGAGGGTGCGAATCGGAGCATAGAGATCAGTAGGCTAGCCACGTTGTTGGAGAACGCCAGAGCTAAAATCGAAGAACTGGAACAATCGCGGCAGGTGGAGAACAAAAGCGAAGCTGACGAACTGTTGGACGCTGCCAGGAGAGAAAAAGATACTCTGGAGACGCAAGCGGCGGCCTTGCAAGAGCAGTTGGCACGCTCGCATTGCGATCATGATCGTCTTAGAGATCAATACTCGCAACTCCAAGAGGAATACAAA GTAGCAAGAAATAATGCAAAATCAGCGATCGACGACTTAGAGTACAGATTAAATCAATTAAAGGACGAGCGATTATCGGTGAGCACGGAACTTCAACTCGTACGGGACTCGTTGGCGGAATTACAGGCTCAGTGTCAGAGACATTTAGAGGATAAAAGAGAGCTGAAAGCTGCGCTGAACGAAGCTCAACGAAAAGAACGGGAAGCTCAAACGCATCAGTACGAATTAGAGCGTGCCTTAGACGACGAACGTAAACTGAGGCAAGAGGAGATCGCCGAATGGGAACAATTTCAAACGGACTTGCTGATGACCGTACGAGTTGCGAATGATTTTAAAACGGAAGCTCAGAGCGAGTTGGAACGCGTTGTCATGGAGAATAAAGCCCAACGGGATAAACTGAGATCGCTAGAAGCGCAGCTCGATAAGTTGAATAAAG GCAACACCGCAGCTCCTCAGTTTAAGACTTTTGGTAACGCCGCTGGAAATTCTCGCAAACCTGCGAGTAATATTCTGAAACGCGGTCGTACTATAATAAAAAGACGGCAAGAGTCCAAGAAAGGTGCGGTAAGAACGAACGTTCTAAAAGCGATCAATGAACCAGGTTCCCGTAAAACGGACGACTCAAAGATACCGAATTGCACGATTCCTCGAGAGAACGTAGACTCGGATAAGGAATTGTTCTGTTCCAAGGAACCTGAATTAACAGACAAATTAATTTCTGGCGAAGAGGTTGAATTCTATACCTCTGAGAATACTTTAGAGGATAATGAAAAAACTGATGTTTCCGCTTTGGAATCGATCAAAGATACACCTGAAAGATGTTCACCAATGGAATTGGATAATACCGATGGAAAAGTATCGGGTAGAGAAATTTGTGAACTGAAAAGAACAAATTCAAGCGAATTCATGAATAGTACTGAAGATTATCCAAAATTATACATCCCAAATACATCGGTACCTGATGAAAGCATAGCAGCAAAATCCTTTCTGTTGAAAAACATCAAAGGGATTCAGAATATGGGACAAAATTCCTATGGTATTAATATCTCCAACAGTCGTTTTTTCGTCCCTAAAGATTATGTGTATTCCGGGGTGGAGAATGCGCTGGACGATTTAAAATTCGAAGTGGATCCAGAGATGAAGAAGGTGTTGCAAGAAAGTACTCAGGAAAATGATAGCGCTGAAAATTCTCGATTAATTACCACGCAAGAATCTCAAAAATCGGATAAATCTAATTTGAAAGATAAGGAGAATTCTTCAAGATTATGCAAAGAATCAGAGAACTCTTCGAAATTCGAAGATTATTCGCTTAATAAAAGGCGTAGATTGTTCTTGAAAAAGAACGAATCGAGATCTGGAAGTGAAATCGTTGATTCTCTTTTAGATACTAATTACAaacaaaacatttttaattccaCTTTACATAACAGAAGTTTCTCTACTTCCTTGGATGATCTCAATTTTCATAGGATTACTAATTCTTCTGATAATTCTGACAATAAcacgaaaaaaggaagaaacaaagAGCAATTAACGATTGATAATATTAGTAAAAGTGCAATATCCTATAAAGATACGAATAACATCCCATATTCGAGACCAAAAAGTGTTCAAACTTTGTACAGAAGATCCGAAGATTTAGATCTGTTGAATGAAGAGCAAGTTAACACAGAAAACACGTGTATGCTTCCcagaagagagaaaaataggAAAGGCATCGGTACATATACAGAGAAACACAGTTCAATTCTGTCTTCCTTGGAGAATTTACCTAGCTCTGTTACCGATACTTCGGCAACAGCTATTACTTCACGATTAACATCGAAAGAACCTTTAAAAACTAACGTTCGAACTTTAGATTCCCTAGCTTCAACTACCTCTTTGTCAAAAACTTCTGAAGAAGAAGCTTTGAAATTCGAGAGCGATCTACAAGAGACAAGAAAAAATTTAACACTTTGCGAGGCGAACAGATTGAAACGTATGAAGTTCTTAAACATGGATTTATCGCAGTCTGAGTCGGATACCGAATACAAGATAAAGGATTCTGTTGCCAGTGAAGAAACGAGGCTGCCGAAAAGCGATACTTTAAGTAAAAATTCAGACTGTAAAATAAATCAGGGCATTGTTAACGATTCAACATCTGCGAGCAAGGATAGATCTCTGATAGGGCGGACATCATCCTTGAGAGAGAAATTTGAAACGATCATAGAGGATGTGGAACTGAGACCAGGACGTCAAATAG CGAATCAGAAAGTGACGCAGCAACCCCCTCAGAGGCCAGCGAGCACTCCGACCGATACTCAACAGTGCGTATTAACAAGCGTTCAACAAGAAATCGCAGCACGTCGCAAAGCTAATATTTCGCGTCAAGACTCGAGATTGTCTGTAAAATGTTTGATAGAAAGCATAGAGAATGCTACGAAACAAGCGAAAGCAG GACCTGGAAGTCGAAGCAGTTCCACGTCATCTCTCAATTCTATCGGAACGAACGATATAATGACGTTGAAAGCTCCGCTCAGGGATCAGCAGCAAATCAATAACCTAATATGCACAGCGAACACAACGAATAACAATAAAACTCAGGCTACCATAGCGAGGAAACCTCTATCGG AAACAAAGTCAACGGTGCCTGTGGTGTTAAGCCCAGGCGAATTGCTGGACTCGGCCGCTTTAAATGCCAAGGCGATCGACTTTGTCCGTCGCAACAGTGTGACAGATTTATCAGAACGCAAGGATCCTTTATGTGGTTTGATTAAGAACGGAGGCTCGAAACGGAACGCTTTGCTCAAATGGTGTCAGAACAAAACTTTAGGCTACCGGAACATCGATATCACGAACTTTAGTAGCTCCTGGAACGACGGTTTAGCGTTGTGCGCTATCCTTCATTCCTATCTGCCGCATAAGGTACCGTACGATACGTTAACGCCAGTGGAAAAACGGAGAAACTTCTCGATTGCTTTCTCAGCTGCCGAAAGCGTCGGGATACCTACTACCTTG AACATTGGTGAAATGTGTCAATTGGAGCGACCTGATTGGCAACAAGTCATGACATATGTAACCAGTatttacaaacattttgaaacgtaA